In Planctomonas sp. JC2975, the genomic stretch ACAACCTCTCCGCCTGGCTCACCACGATCGTCGCCCGCGTCAGCCTCAACCTGCTGCGTGCGCGACGGACACGGCGTGAGGATCCGCTCGACGACGGCGTGCCGGATCCGATGGTGTCTTCGCTCGGCACGACAGCGCTGGGTCACGCATCACCGGAGGACGAGATGGTGCTCGCAGACTCGGTCGGACTGGCCCTCCAGCTCGTGCTCGACACGCTCACGCCCGCTGAACGTCTCGCGTTCGTGCTGCACGACATGTTCGAGGTGCCGTTCGACGACATCGCCACGATGCTGGAACGCAGCCCCGCCGCGACGCGGCAACTGGCGAGCCGAGCCAGGCAGCGCATCCGCGGGGCCGACCGCTCGTCGCTCGCGAGCGATCTCGGACGTCAACGCGAGGTCGTCGACGCCTTCTTCGCTGCATCGCGGGCCGGACGCTTCGACGACCTGCTCGGCATCCTCTCCCCCGACGTGGTGCTGCGGTCGGACGGCGGATCCGTCCTTCCCGAGGCGACGGTGCGCAGAACCGGGCGCGAACAGGTGGCAGCGCACGCACGCCAGTTCCACCGATCGGATGCCGTGCTCGTCCCCGTCCTCGTGAACGGCACCGCCGGCATGGTCGTCTCGCTGCACGGTCACGCCGCCGCCGTGATGGCGATCACGTTCTCCGGCGACACCATCACCGGGATCGATATCCTGGCCGATCCGGAGCGGGTCGCGCGTCTCGGGCTCGACGCCGTCCTGAACTGATTCACCGGGACGGAACCGACGTCGGGGGTGCACCGCCCATTGATGCGTCACCCTCAGACGACCATCATTGACACGGACCAAGGGCAGGCACGGTGCACCGCGATGAGGTCGCCGATGCGCACGTCCGGGCCCGCTCCATCGATGAAGGGACTGCGATGAACTCTGCCAAGACCCCCCTCGAACATTTCGTCGCCGCCGTCGACGCCGAGAAGCTGGGCGTGTACGGGGTGCGCATCCGGGTCGGCGATCACGTTGCATCGCATCGCTGGCGCAGCGACGATCGGGAGAACCTCTACTCGGTCTCGAAGGGCGTCTGCGCGCTTGCGACAGGCATGGCCATCGACGAAGGACTCATCTCCCTTGATCTGCGAGTGCCGGAGGCGTTCCCCGAGCTGCAGCTCGGGGACGGCGTCGACCAGGTGACTCTGCGGCATCTTCTCACCATGTCGAGCGGCATCGACTTCCTCTGGTTCGGTCACGAAGCGGTCCCGTGGCCCGACCTGGCGGCCGAGATGCTCTCGCGCTCCACCGGCGGCAGACGGTTCCAGTACTCCGACGTGAGCAC encodes the following:
- a CDS encoding sigma-70 family RNA polymerase sigma factor translates to MTDTEWLAEGFERNRPRLRAVAYRVLGSAADADDALQEAWLRLSRADADGVDNLSAWLTTIVARVSLNLLRARRTRREDPLDDGVPDPMVSSLGTTALGHASPEDEMVLADSVGLALQLVLDTLTPAERLAFVLHDMFEVPFDDIATMLERSPAATRQLASRARQRIRGADRSSLASDLGRQREVVDAFFAASRAGRFDDLLGILSPDVVLRSDGGSVLPEATVRRTGREQVAAHARQFHRSDAVLVPVLVNGTAGMVVSLHGHAAAVMAITFSGDTITGIDILADPERVARLGLDAVLN